GCGCTGCCTCGATTCGCCCTCCACATTCTGGGGACCGGAGGAAGTCCGAGTCCAAGACGCCTGAACTCTTGACCCGGGTCTTCACTAGAGTTTCCCAAGACCTCTCCGAAGTCTGACCCAGCATGACCCCCCGACCTGGGCCCCagctctcaccccccccccaggcgGTAGCCCCGCCCCCGCCGGTGGCCCACCCCACCCAACGTGCGCGCCAGGCGGGGGAGgggctcgcgcgcgcgcgcgcgcggctgGAGGCGGAGTGAGCCGGCGGCGCGCACggcctggggagggggggggttccCGCCAGAACCCAAACCCATAGACCAGGTCGCAGGACTCGCAAGTCCGCGCCCGCCGGCGCCCTCACACCAGCCGACCGCAAAAGGGTCGAGGGAGGACGGGTTGGAGCGCCGAGCCTGGGTCTCCCCTGAAGGGATTATGGTGGGCGTGCGCCCGGATGCTTGGTCTCATGCAccctgtcctcttcctctccccggAGGGGAGGCAGGTCGGTGGGCGGGCAGAAGCGCACCTGGGTCCGTCCTCTCGGGGCTTTGCTCGCTCACGCACGCGTGCGCAGAAGGGCAGGAGGGCGAGGAAGGCGCGCCGAGACCCGGGGCCACCCGACCTGACAGCCGCCgcgccgccccccacccccccgcgaCGCGCGCTCGGTCTCCCTGGGCGCGCGCCGGCCGCCTCGCTCACCGGCCCCCGGGCACCGGCTGGCGGTGCGCGCGCAGCACCccgggaaggtgggggggggggagaaggcgCTCGGAGGTGCGCGCGCAGCCGCCCGCCAGGGGAGGGGGACGTGCGCCGCCGCCATCTTGTCTCCCTCGCCTTACCTGCGTCCTCGGGGGCGTGCTCACCGCCCCCCTCCCGCCGAGGAGGGGGGAGGGCCCCCTCTGGGTCGCCGCCTTCCCCGCCTCGAATTCCCCTCAGGGCCGCCGTGAGAGCCACCCCCGAGCTCGCGCCGCTCCGAGTCACGCCGCGGAGGGGCGATCAGTCAGTTGGAGAAAAAGGAGCCGCGACTCCCGGcgaccccgccgccgccgccgctcccgAGGCCTCACCAAAATGGCCGCCGCCTTCTCGGCCGCTgccgccactaccaccaccaccaccaccaaggctcGTTATCGCTACCGCCGGAGCGGCCCGTCCTCTCGCGATACACAGTaactggaggctgg
The sequence above is drawn from the Peromyscus leucopus breed LL Stock chromosome 1, UCI_PerLeu_2.1, whole genome shotgun sequence genome and encodes:
- the LOC119088908 gene encoding serine/arginine repetitive matrix protein 1 isoform X2 yields the protein MLGLMHPVLFLSPEGRQVGGRAEAHLGPSSRGFARSRTRAQKGRRARKARRDPGPPDLTAAAPPPTPPRRALGLPGRAPAASLTGPRAPAGGARAAPREGGGGGEGARRCARSRPPGEGDVRRRHLVSLALPASSGACSPPPSRRGGGRAPSGSPPSPPRIPLRAAVRATPELAPLRVTPRRGDQSVGEKGAATPGDPAAAAAPEASPKWPPPSRPLPPLPPPPPPRLVIATAGAARPLAIHSNWRLEGRVSHTLRTPLKG
- the LOC119088908 gene encoding serine/arginine repetitive matrix protein 1 isoform X1; translated protein: MLGLMHPVLFLSPEGRQVGGRAEAHLGPSSRGFARSRTRAQKGRRARKARRDPGPPDLTAAAPPPTPPRRALGLPGRAPAASLTGPRAPAGGARAAPREGGGGGEGARRCARSRPPGEGDVRRRHLVSLALPASSGACSPPPSRRGGGRAPSGSPPSPPRIPLRAAVRATPELAPLRVTPRRGDQSVGEKGAATPGDPAAAAAPEASPKWPPPSRPLPPLPPPPPPRLVIATAGAARPLAIHSNWRLEGRTRSHHLAVVDLDSLL
- the LOC119088908 gene encoding basic proline-rich protein isoform X3 encodes the protein MLGLMHPVLFLSPEGRQVGGRAEAHLGPSSRGFARSRTRAQKGRRARKARRDPGPPDLTAAAPPPTPPRRALGLPGRAPAASLTGPRAPAGGARAAPREGGGGGEGARRCARSRPPGEGDVRRRHLVSLALPASSGACSPPPSRRGGGRAPSGSPPSPPRIPLRAAVRATPELAPLRVTPRRGDQSVGEKGAATPGDPAAAAAPEASPKWPPPSRPLPPLPPPPPPRLVIATAGAARPLAIHSFPHIKNPFERLRR